CATGACAATTTACAACGATTATCAGCAATTAAAAAAGCTGGAGATGAACTCCGAATTAAGGAAGAACAAGACCAAAATGAATTGGCCAACCTACTTAATGATATGGAGTTTGAATTGTCAGAGAAGGTAAATTCCTCTGGAAAATTTTACGGATCGGTAAATAATACAATGATTGCTGAAAAAGTTGAAACAGATACAGAACGATCCCTTGATAGAAGACTTTTTCATATAGAAAAAACTATCGAAGAACCTGGTATTTACTCGGTTGGAATAAAATTTCCTAGAGGTGCTGAATGTTCAATTAAAGTCAAAGTATCAGGCGTCGATATACAAGGTAATCTTATTGAGGCTCAAGAAATTACTGAAGAACCAACTGAAGACAATGTAGAAATTAATAATATAGATTCGGAAATTAACGAAACTATTGTTAATGAAACT
This genomic window from SAR202 cluster bacterium contains:
- the rplI gene encoding 50S ribosomal protein L9, producing the protein MKVIFVKDVPGSGNAGEVKEVKNGYARNYLIPQNFALLASHDNLQRLSAIKKAGDELRIKEEQDQNELANLLNDMEFELSEKVNSSGKFYGSVNNTMIAEKVETDTERSLDRRLFHIEKTIEEPGIYSVGIKFPRGAECSIKVKVSGVDIQGNLIEAQEITEEPTEDNVEINNIDSEINETIVNETLDQEDTENTIEDTEIQNTTEINAQESPSTPESEDKDEDNQ